The segment tttggtactcatcttccactaatttaaaggtagatctattatttttagatatgtatttttgtgtgttctgtaaaggtagatttatctaatcttccactcattttttctgtttttaagccatttgaacgtttttgaatatgcaggtttttcagatctggatttaatatgcaggtttttcagatctggaagacttctgggacgacttacttgttagtcgtctggaagtcatctggaagtcgtctggaagtcgtctggacttcctaaaatcgtctggacttcctgtaaagtcgtctggaagtcgtccgaacttcctaaaagtcttctggcaaagtcgtctgaacatcctggaagtcgtctggacttcttagaagtcgtctggacttcttagaagtcgtctggacttcttaaaagttgtctggtcttgtctactcaagtggaatccaagcttgtctttgtagatgaatgatctataattgttttgtttgtggtctgttttatgaattgcatgtatactcttttagttgtgaattttttgtaaaatcagtaataatgttttccaaaatgtattaaatgtgctaacaatgtgtttacacatttacaaatcaatgaaataatagacttcagtagctttttcttatctttggatctctcatatgcaataataaactccaatggcctttttctcatcttaataaacaagaatgttggtaagagatggaaacaaacaatagtaactagtcaaagcatatcatattttttataagtttgcattgaaaaacttagtcaaatttagtaaaactaagggagagaacatattttgtaaatatgagttttacatatcttgaagttacttatcactcttaaaaatacaagttattcaaaaactaacgtagaagacttaaaaactagtggagaagacgcggacgacttcaatctaagttgtctagacgactaaactatatgtcgtctggtcaacgcagaggttatttttgcaattgactttgaaatctgttatttcggacgactgaaagttaagtcgtctactattgtttggttaaaaaaaaactccaaaaaagctagacgacttacatttcagtcgtcagaggttagttttgcatttgactggattatttcagaagtttgactttttggacgacttacatttcagtcgtctagtgaaaattaaaataataatatttttttaaaagtagacgacttacagttaagtcgtcataggttagttttgcaattgaaaaaaaaaacttcaagatttaattatatacagacgacttataattcagtcgtccacgagacgactgaaatgtaagtcgtccagaatttacgaggtttgaccagaatctcggaaaaaaatcctggacgacttacaattaagtcgtctggtggacgactgaattataagtcgtctgtgtataattaaatcttgaagttttttttttcaattgcaaaactaacctatgactacttaattgtaagtcgtttactttaaaaaaatattattattttaattttcgccagacgactgaaatgtaagtcgtctggggaagtcaaacttctgaaattatccagtcaaatacaaaactaacctatgacgactgaaatgtaagtcgtctaggttctttggaatttttttgaaaccaaacaatagtagacgacttaactttcagtcgtctcaggttacagatttcaaagtcaattgcaaaaataacctctgcgttgaccagacgacttccaggtaagtcgtctacagccagacgactgaaaggtaagtcgtctacagccagacgacttcccaagtaagtcgtctgacgaacagatctggaaaaaaactcgatgtcataccttaaattggtgagataagttccttagcatacataaggcttctccaagcacacagaatcacaaacggaagtcacccacccataatcgttagcttctatgactctatgaaccataaaaattttagaatcaaaatcttgggtttttttagctcattgtggagagaaagtgagagatatgttgtgtttagttcacaagaatggaaaaagaagaagggtaaatcgattttaggagcattaagagcttcaaattggttgttcatggtggttgtggtattgatgacaatggcaatcttgtaattacttgaagatgatgagggtgagagagtaaagatgtcatttttgaaaaaaaaaaaaaaaaattgatggcattttcgtaagttatatgaacttgtggggtgaatagggcaaaaccaattttcaaaaaaaaataaggttagttttgtgtttgactttaagttgtaggtcaattttgcaaaaatcccttagagattatcatatatttatggttaatttcgtttttatttgttataCATGGAAAATGAAACATGCAACGAGGATACCTGAGTATTCTTTGGGATGATGAACTCGAAAATCCGGACATCATCAGACTCCGATGTTCGAGGGATGAGAAAAGGGGAAGGAGGATGCAAACGAAGAGTCTCTTTCACTACTGCTTGTAAATAAGGTAGTTTGAAGATATCCAATTCTCGAACGGCGTCGTTTCCTCCTATCATTTGTCTAATCTCTTCTTGAGCTTTCACCATCATCTTTGGGTTCCGAAGTAGTTCTGCCATAGCCCATTCCACCGTACTCGAACTTGTGTCTGTTCCGGCCAAAAACAAGTCCTATCAATTAGATGAATTTAATCAAAGGTCAGACTCATACAGAGAAGCCAATTTGCTAACTATATAGTTTGAAAAGTAGACTTACGAGAAGTAAATGTTTGATACCATCATCATCGAGTTCTGACTCCTTTTCTTGAGATATGTCTAAAAGAGAGCTTAGCATATCATTGTCCTTGTTTCTTGAAGCCTTTAATGATCTCTTTGTATCGATGAACCTTTGGAAAACCCTAAACAGTTTGTTCATACATAGCCTCGCTTCTTTTCTAGTTCCTTGCAGATCAAGAAACCCAAGAAACGGGAAAAAATCTGCCATGTTGGATTTTCCAGCGATCTCCATCATCCGAAGCACCACGTTTTGGAAGTCATCCGTTGTCTCGGTGTCATTAAAGTTAGCGAGGTTTATGGAAAACAAAGCGTTAGAGATTATATTGAGAGATGTGATGAATGATGCACGACCAATGTTCACAGCTTCGCTGCTCTGGCTGCATGTGTCAACGAAGCTCATGAGTTCTTGCACCTTGCTCATCCTTAAGTCCTTGGTTGCGTCTAAACTCCGCGTTGAGAACAACTGTTGTGTCGTGATCTTTCTTAGAAACCTGACAATACACAAACAAATGAAGGGTGCAACTCGATTACAATTTTCTTAgataaaaatttaagaaaaaatggaataggaaaaaaaagaatgtaGTGATAAATTCATGAATGAGAATTCCATAACTTCctttattaaattcattttgTTCCAGTTTTTAATTCCATTCATTCATAATCTTCGTAAAATTTATAACCTTACAGCCGAACCCTACAATTTTCCAAAACCAAAAGGGACAGAGAACGACTACTACTAGCTATATTGTTATTTTACCTCCAACGAGCAAACGGAGGTAACCATGCAAAGGAACGCTCATGGTGACCAGTGGCTCGAACCGGGTCGGTGGAGATTCGGTAACACAAGACATGGTCATGTGTTTTCAGAACTTCTTTTGCAGCTTCAGGTGATGATATGACTACTGTAGTCAAACAACCAAGCTTAAGAGTCATTACGCTACCGTAAATCTTCGAGAGATGGTCAAGTGAACGGTGAGGCTTTTCACCGATTTGAAGGATGTTACCAAGAAGAGGTAACCTTGGAGGACCCGGTGAGATCTTGGCTCCTTCGTAGCCGGAACATGtgaaaaggaagaagatgaaacagAGTAGAAGCAGAGACAAGGCTATTGCTAAGATATCCATCTCATGTTTCGTTAAACTTTTAAAAACACAATATACGATGCATTTATAACGATTTAACAGTTGGAAGAGGTGGGGGATGTAACAGGTGTCATTGTCCCTTCACCGATTCTCTAGTATTTTGTCGTGTATATGGTGATGTGTTACACGTTGAAGTCGAGCAACGAGAGATTCTTTAATTGTCCCATATACAGTATTGATTGTCATTTTGTTTAGGTGTTCCATATACAATGATTTTATGTGGTTTTGAAAGTGCCTTCTTTTGGTTGAACTGAAGTTggtgattttaaaatatactataccGGTTAATGCAAGTACGCAcctcaaaattttttttttaatacttgcGTTAACGggtatagtatattttaaaatcaacaacTTCAGTTCAACCAAAAGAGGGCATTTTCAAAACCACATTTGATACATTGGCAAAtgtttttgttaataaaatgtaAGTATACTTagaaattatatactatatattgaaGACTATGTGACACTTGTCATTACTTTTGTGGCCACTTAGATAAAATGAAGAAATTGAGAATGATATAACAAATATAAACTTGATTTGGAGTTTTAAAAAGCCTCAAAATGCATAAAATTGTTTTTCCTTTAATAAATTCTTATAATAATATCAACTAAGTatgaaaatgttttttgttgtttcgGACTTATTTTCACTGTTGTCTGAATCTTTTTCAACATCTTTTCACAATGGAATCTCATCAGCAAATTGAGGATGGAGAAAATTTGTAGAGAGGAATAAAACTAAAATGTACATCAAACCACATCTTTAGAGATAAGAATAGTATGAGGTCTTTGCATTAACCACTTCAAATTCATATGTAAATCGAACTTTCATGGCATAAGTTTTCAAATCTCaaactctttctctttttctatTGGTAAATTTGATTATGAATTGTGATTTTGCCCAATTTTCGTAGTTTCAAGTTCTAAActataatactttttatttaaatactattctagttgatgattttttaacatcttttttgtttatctattttatgttttttgttttgtagttCATCAGATTCGATCTAAAAGTTAGatgataataatttatattgctTCTTGTTAGATAAATTATTTGCTATTTTAATAGTAGTTTTTTACTTAAATCAGATCATAAGGATTTTAAGATCCAATGACATTTGAAAAATGCTCTTAGAATAAACTTCTTAGaagtttttttccttttagttTTTTAAATTGTGAAAATCTTTAACTGTTGATGTAGTataatatgttatttatttatttatttgtttaagtAATcagatttcaattttaaaaagtgATTTTTAGATTCAGTTTCGTTTCCGAttataacatattattaatTGGAAACCGAGCGTGTAAATAAATTGGCAAAAGAAAGACATGTTAAGCTTGAAAGTGTGGGCTAATATATACTTTTAGACCCAGttgtaaattttgtatttaagtAATCGGATTTCATTAGACAAAATAATTGGCAAAAGAAAGACATGCTAAGCTTGAAAGTTTGGGCAAGGTTGGGCTATACTTGTTCTATAACTCATTATCTAATATATAGTTGAAACTTTTGAAATAACAAAGTTGATATGGCCGAGTTGGTCTAAGGCGCCAGATTAAGGTTCTGGTCCGAaagggcgtgggttcaaatcccacTGTCAACATTCATCTTTTGCAAATTTAATTTGTCAAGGATCGTAGAGTAATCACATACATTAAATGCAATCAATGGACTCACTAATGCTACATTTCCGCAAATTATCCAACTTTTGGTGGATTTAAATGGCCAATAGCTCTTAAATGTAATCcacttaatttattttaaaaccgTATGCGCTATTACTTACTTATTAATCAGTGATCTATGAGTTTGTGCCCAAGAAAGTTTACTCCGAATACTAGTTTACGATCGTATTACTGGTTATTCATAAATTTCGTTCATAGTTAAAATTCTTTTCTATTACTTAGTTTCCATGTGATCCAGAGACAATCTCGAAACAAAGAACCTTTAAAATGGTAATAACATTAAAATCCAAAATCAACAAAGGTTTCTTCCTCTAAACTCCAACGAGTTGCTTTTCAAAACAGATAAGCAAGATCCACAAcatccaaacaaaaaaacaaaaacaaaaagaaaccgGCCATGACTGATTTAATGATTGATTAAAGCTTCAAATCATCTCACTTCTTCCTGAAAGAGCATCCTTCCGTGAGCCTTGCCTTTCCTCCTGTAGGCTGGCACAGAACTGTCTGGCAGTTTCCGCATACAACAACGGTCTGCGAATGACTGAACACAGTAGTGCTGCAATACCAAAAGACAGACCCCATTAGTTCATTATAGTTTCATCATCCAAGTAAATATCaaaggagaaaaaaataaatgatgagAGCTTACATGTTGAAGCAGCCTTGGCATTTCACATCCTACAATAAAtgttcaacaacaacaagaaacaTAATCAGAGAGACCAGTAGATAAACATTCAAGCAATTGTATTTTACAATTCTAAaaagaaaatctaaaaatattaaccacataaccAAAAGAAATAGATATATAAATGCTCAAGCACTAATAGGTTAGAGTTAATgagaaaatcaaattaaacaatCTAAAATTAAGTACCATGAAAAATGAGTTGGGGGATTGAACAAGACGCTTGAGCTTGTGCTTCCTCTTCTCGAGCTCAGCTGGTGGGTTAAGCAGATCGATATCGTTTTGAAGAACCTGTTTCATATTCAAAACAATTAAATTCCATTACATAACACAAAAACTAACTTAAGCTTACAAGAGTCAAAAACACGAGAACAACACTCCTAATCAGCTATATTCCCCATACGCAAACGAGATTTAATACCTAAGAATCATGCTTTAACACAATGGAAGGAAgagatcaagaagaaggagTACTAACCATCTTCGCAAGAATCTCAAGAGACGGCGGAGATAGCAGGCAGCGACAACAATAAGCGATAGAGTTTTTTAGGGCTACCACATCGTCTCCTTATATATAATCACACGACAATCTGACCTTTAGAACCTTCGGGACGAGCTAGAGGGTTTTCGTTCTCTTTCATTTTACTTTTTGTTGGGCcttataatacaaagcccagtTCTCGCGCTTAAATCAATTTATTAATCTTTATATGTTACGATTTCGGTTAAACCTTAACCGATCAAACCGGAAAGGAGAATCCAAATTGTGAAATTGATAAAAGAGATCGAGGAGTACGCCTGCGTGCGTGTGAGGTTCGGTTCTCtgcaaaaagagaaaaaagCCACAGATCCTGGCGTTGATAGCGATTGGTTAATTGTCGGTGATTCAACGTTAGATACcaatcatcatcttcttcttcgtcgttgtCAGATCTCCGCCTATGATTGGTTAAATTGTTTAATGGCGTTCTAGTTATATCACCGTGAGGCCTTCCCGACGCTGGATTCTTCTCAAAATCTCTTTCACACATTCGTCTCTTCTAGATTATTCCGAGTATGAATCTAATCGTCTGCTCACTCTCCTCCTCAATTATTCGTTTCGTTGCTTGATTTAGGGTTTGTTTGGCAGGAATGGCGCTGAAGCGAGGGTTATCGGGAGTTAACCGGATcagaggaggaggtggtggtggtggtggtggatctCGATCTGCCTTTATCCTCCTCGTTTTCTTCTGTGTCTTCGCACCTCTCGTCTTCTTCGTTGGTCGTGGAGTATACATCGATTCCTCTAACGGTATTGCATTATTTGCTCGATGTGTGACACTGAAGATCTGGCTTTGTTTCTGTTTTATTCGATTTTTGTGGATATGTAATTCATTTATCTGACATGAGAGCTTTACTTTCGTTGGTGCAGATTATTCAAATGATTCAGTGAAGCAGGTGAGCTGGAAACTCCTTTTTATATTATCAAGTTTATGTTTTGACAGAAGTAAGTGATGTTGTTTGATTGGTTGGTTGTTTGCAGGATCTTGACTGGAGAGAACGTTTAGCTATGAAATCTCTTAGATCTCTTTTCTCTAAAGAGGCAAGTGTTTTAAATACTTAGTGTGGTTTGTTCTTCTTACTTACTAATTGTTGACCCCTCTTCAGGTATTGGATGTTATCACAGCTAGCACAGCTGATTTGGGTCCTTTTAGCCTTGATTCTTTCAAGAAAAACAATTTGTCTGCATCGTATCGAGAAGTAGACACCTCCGTTAGAAACTCTCAGGTGTGGTTTAGTTTTGTTACTTTGGTTTTTCGATTATTTCGGCTCGAAATTTGTAACTTTTGATCTACTTGATGCAGAATCAAACAACATCTAGTGCCTTGAATGCAAAAGGTGACATTACTTCTAAAGGTAGTGGCTTTTATTTAAGCTGCATTATCATCTACTTCGACTTTTTCCATCTGACTCTTCTATGTTTTCGCTGGTGCAGGTGGTAGCCATCAGAAAGTTGAGACACCTGCAAAGTTTTACAGAAGggtaattgttattttatttacttaaagTTCAAAATCTGGATGCAACATATACATTTCTGGGGGAATATCCTGCCTGAGTATTTTGTTATCTTAAAAATTTTAGCAACTAAGGGAGAAAAGGCGTGAGATGCGAGCAAATGAGCTGGTCAAGCGCAACGTTGACACGATTCTAAAGCTGGAAAATGCGGCCATCGAGCGCTCAAAGTCTGTTGATTCTGCAGTCCTTGGAAAATACAGTATTTGGAGAAGAGAAAATGAGAACGACAACTCTGATTCAAATATACGCTTGATGAGGGATCAAGTGATCATGGCTAGAGTCTACTGTGGTATTGCCAAACTGAAAAACAAGACTGAGTTGTTACAAGAACTCCAGGCCCGAATCAAGGACAGCCAACGTGTTTTGGCTGAAGCAACAACTGATGCTGATCTTCCTCGGAGGTAAATTACTTTCTACTAACTGCCTTCTTTTCACTGGTTGTGGTTTTTCATAAAGTAACGTGACTTTTCATGTAGTGCGCATGATAAACTTAGAGACATGGGTCAAGTCTTGTCTAAGGCTAAGATGCAGTTATATGACTGCAAGTTGGTTACTGGAAAGCTGAGAGCAATGCTTCAAACAGCCGATGAACAAGTCAGGAGCTTGAAGAAGCAGAGTACCTTTCTGGCTCAGTTAGCAGCAAAGACAATTCCAAATCCTATCCACTGCCTATCAATGCGCTTGACCATTGATTACTATCTTCTTTCTCCGGAGAAAAGAAAGTTCCCTCGCCGTGAAAACCGAGAAAACCCAAATCTTTATCACTATGCTCTCTTTTCTGACAATGTGTTAGCTGCCTCAGTGGTTGTTAACTCAACCATCATGAATGCAAAGGTAAAAACAATCTTTTTTCTTATCACTTGAAATTGAATAATGGATTTGCTTactactattattatttttctcagGATCCTTCGAAGCATGTTTTTCACCTTGTGACGGATAAACTCAACTTCGCAGCAATGAACATGTGGTTCCTCCTAAACCCACCTGGAAAGGCAACCATACACGTGGAAAACGTGGATGAGTTCAAGTGGCTCAATTCATCTTACTGCCCTGTTCTTCGTCAGCTTGAATCTGCAGCGATGAAAGAGTACTACTTCAAAGCAGATCATCCAAGCTCAGGCTCCTCGAATCTCAAGTACAGAAACCCAAAGTACCTGTCCATGTTGAATCACTTGAGATTCTACCTCCCCGAGGTTTATCCCAAGCTGAACAAAATCCTGTTCCTAGACGACGACATCATCGTCCAGAAAGACCTGACTCCACTCTGGGAAGTCAATCTGAACGGAAAAGTCAACGGTGCAGTCGAAACCTGCGGGGAGAGTTTCCACAGGTTCGACAAGTATCTCAACTTCTCGAATCCTCACATCGCGAGGAACTTCAACCCAAACGCTTGTGGATGGGCTTATGGGATGAACATGTTCGACCTAAAGGAGTGGAAGAAGAGAGATATCACTGGTATATACCATAAGTGGCAGAACATGGTATCTAACTCAACTCTTTGCACATTTGCCTCATGTGGGTTTTGTAGTTTTACTAATGGTTATTGTTGTTTAGAATGAGAACAGGACACTGTGGAAGCTAGGGACATTACCACCAGGGCTAATAACGTTTTACGGACTAACACATCCTTTGGACAAGTCGTGGCACGTGTTGGGACTTGGTTATAACCCGAGTATCGCGAAGAAAGACATTCAGAACGCAGCTGTGGTTCACTATAACGGGAACATGAAACCATGGTTGGAGTTAGCTATGTCCAAGTATCGACCGTATTGGACCAAGTacatcaagtttgatcacccTTATCTTCGTAGATGCAACCTTCatgaataaaattcaaatcaCTATTAGATGATTTCTAGTAATCTTATGATGTTCCCCATGgcgttattttttatttctacaCACTGTTAATTGTTTATTAATATCTTTGTTTAGTCATATTCTTTTCTTACTTTCGGGTTAAAAACACTTTTGTTATTCCAAAGTTTATTCGATAATAATACCTGCTTGCGCAGTGTGTGTTTACCTAAACaatatttaaagaatattaaagttaaaaaaaaatatttaaaaataattgtattgaaatattaattttatatgtgagcacaaaatatttttaacccCTATTTAACTGATTTGGTATTcaatttttgtgattaaatattttgtttattgatGGATTTGTACAAACTAATTTGGATTTTGTTCTGAAACGAAAACAATAAgtcgcacaaaaaaaaaacgaaaacaaTAAAGTGTTATTTTCTCTCGCATCGTTCTATATTCTCTTATAATCTACTGAAACACTCAGAGAGTTTTAGTGTATTTTtgcaatgaaaataaaattttaagttattttatttttgcaaattctcctataaattatatatatatatataaattattaatttataattttaatatgacTATGTTTACATAAAATCTTtcaaaatattgttattttattaatttatctatttgtatcatattttgaaCTAATTCAATTTAAGtctaacaaaattattaatttataatatttattaaatattattttttctgttcctaaaaaattcatattctatatttttcatacattttaataaaatacattaaatttgcatatttttgtgtttatttttttccaataactttaagccaataaaaaaatcaactaaTGCAATTAAATTTTggacaattgtcaataatagcaccttttgaagtttatgtatcaaaaatagcactagaaggagaaagtcacaaaaataacattcattaaagggtaaaatatctctaatacctttagtttaaaattaaataaacaaacaaaaataaaaaaa is part of the Brassica rapa cultivar Chiifu-401-42 chromosome A09, CAAS_Brap_v3.01, whole genome shotgun sequence genome and harbors:
- the LOC103841935 gene encoding polygalacturonate 4-alpha-galacturonosyltransferase, which gives rise to MALKRGLSGVNRIRGGGGGGGGGSRSAFILLVFFCVFAPLVFFVGRGVYIDSSNDYSNDSVKQDLDWRERLAMKSLRSLFSKEVLDVITASTADLGPFSLDSFKKNNLSASYREVDTSVRNSQNQTTSSALNAKGDITSKGGSHQKVETPAKFYRRQLREKRREMRANELVKRNVDTILKLENAAIERSKSVDSAVLGKYSIWRRENENDNSDSNIRLMRDQVIMARVYCGIAKLKNKTELLQELQARIKDSQRVLAEATTDADLPRSAHDKLRDMGQVLSKAKMQLYDCKLVTGKLRAMLQTADEQVRSLKKQSTFLAQLAAKTIPNPIHCLSMRLTIDYYLLSPEKRKFPRRENRENPNLYHYALFSDNVLAASVVVNSTIMNAKDPSKHVFHLVTDKLNFAAMNMWFLLNPPGKATIHVENVDEFKWLNSSYCPVLRQLESAAMKEYYFKADHPSSGSSNLKYRNPKYLSMLNHLRFYLPEVYPKLNKILFLDDDIIVQKDLTPLWEVNLNGKVNGAVETCGESFHRFDKYLNFSNPHIARNFNPNACGWAYGMNMFDLKEWKKRDITGIYHKWQNMNENRTLWKLGTLPPGLITFYGLTHPLDKSWHVLGLGYNPSIAKKDIQNAAVVHYNGNMKPWLELAMSKYRPYWTKYIKFDHPYLRRCNLHE
- the LOC103841933 gene encoding 40S ribosomal protein S27-2, producing the protein MVLQNDIDLLNPPAELEKRKHKLKRLVQSPNSFFMDVKCQGCFNITTVFSHSQTVVVCGNCQTVLCQPTGGKARLTEGCSFRKK
- the LOC103841932 gene encoding cytochrome P450 76C3, translating into MDILAIALSLLLLCFIFFLFTCSGYEGAKISPGPPRLPLLGNILQIGEKPHRSLDHLSKIYGSVMTLKLGCLTTVVISSPEAAKEVLKTHDHVLCYRISTDPVRATGHHERSFAWLPPFARWRFLRKITTQQLFSTRSLDATKDLRMSKVQELMSFVDTCSQSSEAVNIGRASFITSLNIISNALFSINLANFNDTETTDDFQNVVLRMMEIAGKSNMADFFPFLGFLDLQGTRKEARLCMNKLFRVFQRFIDTKRSLKASRNKDNDMLSSLLDISQEKESELDDDGIKHLLLDLFLAGTDTSSSTVEWAMAELLRNPKMMVKAQEEIRQMIGGNDAVRELDIFKLPYLQAVVKETLRLHPPSPFLIPRTSESDDVRIFEFIIPKNTQVLVSLWAIGRDPNVWENPTQFKPERFLGREIDVKGNDFELIPFGAGRRICPGLPLGFRIVHLVLASLLYGFDWEYQNGILPENVDMSEAFGVTLHKAEPLCAVPIKKHV